The Streptococcus sp. S5 genome contains a region encoding:
- a CDS encoding ABC transporter ATP-binding protein, producing the protein MSQKRFSYLKRLFRDFAHHPGLLILASLGTIAQVALTVWLPILIGHAVDLVINPQGMTVLWPVLIQMVLVIVVNTLIQWINPLVYNQLVYRFSQSLRAEVMEKVHRLPLSYLDKQGSGDFVSRLTTDVEQLNSGLLMVFNQFFVGLLTILVTIVTMADLDFFMMVAVLVLTPLSLVIARFIAKRSYTLFQKQTKARGLQTQLIEESLTQESLIQSFNAQDQFRTAFKGTNESYANYSQSAVFYSSTVNPATRFVNALIYAVVAGFGAVRIISGSHFTVGQLVTFLNYVNQYTKPFNDISSVLSELQSALACAERLYSVLDQTEVEETGHQILESQDVKGAIGFEHVSFGYDLGRTLIKDLTIQVPAASKVAIVGPTGAGKSTLINLLMRFYPVNSGEITIDGVPITDYTRASYRQQFGMVLQETWLKVGTIHENIAFSRPDATREEVIEAAKAANADFFIRQLPQGYDTYLSDAGESLSQGQRQLLTIARVFLSVPKILILDEATSSIDTRTEVLIQDAFNQLMKGRTSFIIAHRLSTIQNADMILVMVDGDIVEHGTHEELMQAQGVYYKMQTAQQQIS; encoded by the coding sequence ATGAGTCAAAAACGTTTCAGTTATTTAAAACGTCTGTTTAGAGATTTTGCTCACCATCCCGGGCTCCTGATCCTAGCTAGTCTTGGAACCATCGCTCAAGTGGCCTTAACGGTTTGGTTACCGATCCTGATCGGACATGCGGTTGATTTAGTCATCAATCCTCAAGGGATGACAGTCTTATGGCCTGTTTTGATCCAAATGGTTCTGGTCATTGTGGTCAATACCTTGATCCAATGGATCAATCCTCTTGTCTACAATCAATTGGTCTATCGGTTTAGCCAAAGCCTGAGAGCAGAAGTGATGGAAAAAGTACACCGATTGCCCTTGTCTTATCTAGATAAACAAGGGAGCGGGGACTTTGTCAGTCGTCTCACGACCGATGTAGAGCAACTCAATAGCGGTCTTCTGATGGTCTTTAACCAGTTCTTTGTTGGCCTCTTAACCATTCTTGTCACCATCGTGACCATGGCAGATTTGGATTTCTTTATGATGGTGGCGGTTCTGGTCTTGACCCCTTTATCCCTGGTGATTGCTCGTTTTATTGCCAAGCGTTCTTATACGCTTTTCCAAAAGCAGACCAAGGCGCGTGGTCTTCAAACTCAGTTGATCGAAGAGTCTTTGACCCAGGAAAGTTTGATCCAGTCATTTAACGCTCAGGATCAATTCCGTACGGCTTTTAAGGGGACGAATGAAAGCTATGCCAATTATTCCCAATCCGCTGTCTTTTATTCCTCAACTGTCAACCCTGCCACTCGCTTTGTGAATGCCTTGATTTATGCAGTAGTGGCTGGATTTGGTGCTGTACGCATTATTTCGGGATCTCACTTTACTGTCGGTCAATTGGTGACCTTCCTCAATTATGTCAACCAATACACCAAGCCCTTTAATGATATCTCCTCTGTCTTGTCAGAACTCCAAAGTGCCCTTGCCTGCGCAGAGCGCTTGTACAGCGTCTTGGATCAAACTGAGGTCGAAGAGACAGGCCATCAGATTCTGGAAAGTCAGGATGTCAAAGGTGCGATTGGTTTTGAGCATGTCTCATTTGGCTATGATTTGGGGCGGACCTTGATCAAAGATTTAACCATTCAGGTTCCAGCTGCCAGTAAAGTGGCCATTGTAGGGCCTACAGGAGCAGGAAAGTCGACCTTGATTAATCTGCTCATGCGTTTCTACCCTGTTAATTCTGGCGAGATCACGATTGATGGGGTACCAATTACGGACTACACCCGTGCTTCCTACCGCCAACAGTTTGGTATGGTCCTACAAGAAACCTGGCTCAAGGTTGGGACGATTCATGAAAATATCGCCTTTTCTCGTCCCGATGCAACTAGAGAAGAAGTCATAGAAGCAGCCAAAGCAGCAAATGCAGATTTCTTTATTCGGCAGTTGCCACAAGGGTATGATACTTATCTTTCAGATGCTGGAGAGTCTTTGTCTCAAGGTCAACGCCAACTCTTAACGATTGCGCGTGTTTTCCTTTCAGTTCCTAAGATTTTGATCTTGGATGAGGCTACATCCTCCATCGATACTCGGACTGAGGTCTTGATTCAAGATGCCTTTAATCAGCTCATGAAGGGACGGACCAGCTTCATCATCGCTCACCGCTTATCGACCATTCAAAATGCCGATATGATCCTTGTCATGGTGGATGGCGACATTGTTGAACATGGTACTCATGAAGAGCTAATGCAAGCGCAAGGTGTTTACTACAAAATGCAGACAGCACAGCAACAGATTAGTTAA
- a CDS encoding amino acid ABC transporter ATP-binding protein: MAKLKIDVHDLHKYYGENEVLKGISTKFYEGDVVCIIGPSGSGKSTFLRSLNLLEEVTKGQITVNGYDLTDPKTNVDLVRENIGMVFQHFNLFPHMSVLENIMFAPVEHKLMTREEAQKVGMELLEKVGLADKADANPNSLSGGQKQRVAIARGLAMNPDIMLFDEPTSALDPEMVGDVLNVMKELAEQGMTMIIVTHEMGFARQVANRVIFTADGEFLEDGKPDQIFDNPQHPRLKEFLDKVLNV; encoded by the coding sequence ATGGCTAAATTAAAAATTGATGTCCATGACCTCCACAAATACTACGGTGAAAATGAGGTCTTAAAAGGAATCTCAACAAAATTCTACGAAGGGGATGTGGTCTGTATTATCGGGCCGTCCGGTTCTGGTAAATCGACCTTCCTTCGTAGTCTTAATCTCCTCGAAGAAGTGACAAAAGGTCAAATTACCGTAAATGGATATGATCTAACCGATCCAAAAACCAATGTTGATTTGGTCCGTGAAAATATCGGGATGGTTTTCCAACACTTCAACCTTTTCCCTCACATGAGCGTCCTTGAAAACATTATGTTTGCGCCAGTAGAGCACAAACTGATGACCCGTGAAGAAGCTCAAAAAGTCGGGATGGAATTGTTGGAAAAAGTTGGACTTGCAGATAAAGCCGATGCCAATCCAAATAGTCTTTCCGGTGGTCAAAAACAACGTGTGGCTATCGCACGTGGACTTGCCATGAATCCAGATATTATGCTCTTTGACGAACCTACTTCTGCCCTTGACCCTGAGATGGTTGGAGATGTATTGAACGTTATGAAAGAATTGGCAGAGCAAGGCATGACCATGATCATCGTTACCCACGAGATGGGATTTGCCCGCCAAGTAGCCAACCGAGTCATCTTTACCGCAGACGGTGAATTCCTCGAAGATGGCAAACCAGACCAAATCTTCGACAACCCCCAACACCCACGCTTGAAAGAATTCTTGGATAAGGTTCTAAACGTTTAA
- a CDS encoding amino acid ABC transporter substrate-binding protein/permease produces MKKKLLACLLFLFPIVAFAGHAHAETIKVVFDTAYAPFEFKDSDQTYKGIDVEILDKVAEINGWDLDKSFPGFDAAVNAVQAGQADAIMAGMTKTTEREKVFTMSDTYYDTKVVIATTKADKITKYSQLKGKTVGVKNGTAAQRFLDKNKDKYGYKIKTFDTGDLMYNSLTAGAVDAVMDDQPVIQYAIQKGQDLAINMDGEAVGGFAFGVKKGGNHEKLITEFNKALAQIKADGTLDKIIKKWTGESQSSSNSAIPETTTPAGQKATPKKSKYSISSDSSFAPFVFQNGKNKYTGIDMDLIKAIAKDQGFTIEIDNPGFDAAVSDVQSGHAQGMIAGMTVTDARKETFDFSEPYYTANSILAVQESSKIDSYDDLKGKTVGVKNGTSSQNFLEENQKKYGYKIKTFSDGASMYDSLNSGSVAAIMDDEPVIKYAIKQGRKFKTPIEGTPSGQLAFAVKKGENPELIEMFNNGLANLKKSGQYQKILDKYLKSDSKSSTSSTTADETTIWGLLQNNYKQLLSGLGVTLALALLSFAIAMVIGVIFGMFSVSPYKWLRWTAEIFVDVIRGIPLMILAAFIFWGIPNLIESVTGHQSPINDFVAGTIALSLNAAAYIAEIVRGGIQAVPIGQMEASRSLGISYGKTMRKIILPQATKLMLPNFVNQFVIALKDTTIVSAIGLVELFQTGKIIIARNYQSFKMYAILAVFYLVIITLLTRFAKKLEKKVN; encoded by the coding sequence ATGAAGAAAAAATTACTAGCATGTTTGCTTTTCTTATTTCCAATCGTTGCATTCGCTGGTCATGCTCATGCTGAAACGATCAAGGTCGTTTTCGATACAGCGTATGCACCATTTGAATTTAAGGATTCAGATCAAACCTATAAAGGAATCGACGTAGAGATCTTAGACAAGGTCGCTGAAATCAACGGCTGGGATTTGGACAAATCCTTCCCTGGATTTGATGCAGCGGTCAATGCAGTTCAAGCTGGTCAAGCGGATGCCATCATGGCCGGAATGACCAAAACAACAGAACGTGAAAAAGTCTTCACCATGTCTGATACTTACTACGATACAAAAGTTGTCATCGCGACTACGAAAGCTGACAAAATCACGAAGTACAGCCAATTAAAAGGGAAGACAGTCGGTGTTAAAAACGGAACTGCAGCCCAACGCTTCCTCGATAAAAACAAGGACAAGTACGGCTACAAGATCAAGACTTTTGATACTGGTGATCTCATGTATAACAGTTTAACAGCTGGTGCAGTGGATGCAGTCATGGACGACCAACCTGTTATTCAATACGCCATCCAAAAGGGTCAGGACCTAGCTATCAATATGGACGGGGAAGCAGTCGGTGGCTTTGCCTTTGGTGTTAAAAAAGGTGGAAATCATGAAAAATTGATCACTGAATTTAACAAGGCCCTCGCTCAAATTAAAGCTGATGGAACACTTGATAAGATCATAAAGAAATGGACTGGTGAAAGCCAATCATCAAGTAACAGTGCCATTCCAGAAACCACTACTCCTGCCGGTCAAAAAGCAACTCCTAAAAAATCAAAATATAGCATTTCAAGTGACTCATCTTTTGCACCATTTGTCTTCCAAAATGGAAAAAACAAATACACAGGAATCGATATGGACTTGATCAAGGCTATTGCCAAAGACCAAGGATTTACCATCGAGATTGATAATCCTGGATTTGATGCTGCGGTAAGTGATGTCCAATCCGGCCATGCGCAAGGAATGATAGCAGGAATGACCGTAACAGATGCTCGGAAAGAAACATTTGATTTTTCTGAACCATACTACACGGCCAATTCTATTCTAGCCGTTCAAGAAAGTAGCAAGATTGATTCATATGATGACCTAAAAGGAAAGACAGTCGGTGTTAAAAACGGTACTTCCTCACAAAACTTCCTTGAAGAAAACCAAAAGAAATATGGTTACAAAATCAAAACGTTCTCTGACGGAGCTTCTATGTATGATAGTTTGAATTCTGGTTCTGTTGCAGCGATCATGGATGACGAACCTGTTATCAAATACGCCATTAAACAAGGACGCAAATTCAAAACACCTATCGAAGGAACTCCAAGTGGTCAACTAGCATTTGCCGTTAAAAAAGGAGAAAATCCTGAATTGATCGAAATGTTCAATAACGGCCTTGCAAACTTGAAGAAAAGTGGCCAATACCAAAAGATTCTTGATAAATACCTTAAATCAGATAGCAAATCAAGTACTTCAAGTACAACAGCAGATGAAACAACGATCTGGGGCTTGCTTCAAAACAACTACAAACAATTGTTAAGTGGTTTGGGTGTCACTCTTGCCCTTGCGCTTCTCTCTTTCGCGATTGCTATGGTGATCGGTGTTATCTTTGGGATGTTTAGTGTTAGCCCTTATAAATGGCTCCGCTGGACAGCAGAAATCTTCGTCGATGTCATTCGTGGAATCCCACTCATGATCCTCGCTGCCTTCATCTTCTGGGGAATTCCAAACTTGATTGAATCGGTCACAGGTCATCAATCCCCAATCAACGACTTTGTTGCAGGTACCATCGCCCTCTCCCTCAATGCTGCTGCTTATATCGCAGAAATTGTCCGTGGGGGGATCCAAGCTGTACCGATTGGACAGATGGAAGCCAGCCGAAGCCTTGGAATCTCTTATGGCAAGACCATGCGCAAGATCATCTTGCCACAAGCAACCAAACTCATGCTTCCAAACTTTGTGAACCAATTCGTCATTGCCCTGAAAGATACGACTATTGTGTCTGCAATCGGATTGGTAGAACTCTTCCAAACTGGTAAGATCATCATTGCTCGAAACTACCAAAGTTTCAAGATGTATGCTATCCTTGCCGTCTTCTACCTCGTGATTATCACCTTGCTAACACGATTTGCAAAAAAATTAGAAAAGAAGGTTAACTAA
- a CDS encoding CPBP family intramembrane glutamic endopeptidase, protein MKKVKMIQDIKTNTSWPVLISTLFYVLLASLFIEGGLWIGSELVGPFSLVIGFLAEFFSPGNGTASIQEFFYHYLLYYELFSFVIILFLFIFWVKVIEKNALSSLGFVKRNWLKYLVWGILMSLVQMGVIALIYQVSGIGTFELNELSLEPILFILGLFPFWLLQGGTEEVATRGWLLTRIAARTNLPLAIAISSSLFGILHMGNAGVTFLSVLNIILDGVLAGLLFIYTDSIWLVVAQHGTWNYVQGNLLGFQVSGTGADASIFSFTMGDGPDWLTGGAFGAEGSIITTLVLLVSLVIVYRLGERKEKFAD, encoded by the coding sequence ATGAAGAAAGTAAAGATGATTCAGGATATAAAAACTAACACCTCATGGCCAGTTCTTATTTCTACACTATTTTATGTATTATTAGCATCTCTCTTTATAGAAGGAGGCCTTTGGATTGGTAGTGAACTTGTGGGACCATTTTCCTTAGTGATAGGTTTTCTGGCGGAGTTCTTTTCACCAGGAAATGGGACAGCAAGTATTCAAGAATTTTTCTACCATTATCTTCTCTATTATGAGCTTTTCAGTTTTGTAATCATACTATTTCTCTTTATTTTTTGGGTGAAGGTCATAGAGAAGAATGCTTTATCAAGTTTAGGCTTTGTAAAAAGAAATTGGCTCAAGTATCTAGTCTGGGGGATTTTGATGTCCCTTGTTCAAATGGGAGTGATTGCGCTTATCTACCAGGTAAGTGGCATTGGGACTTTTGAATTAAATGAGCTCAGTTTAGAACCCATCCTCTTTATTCTAGGCTTATTCCCATTTTGGCTCCTTCAAGGAGGAACGGAAGAAGTGGCCACTCGGGGTTGGCTCCTAACTCGGATTGCAGCCAGAACTAATTTGCCTTTAGCAATCGCGATTTCTAGTAGTCTCTTTGGCATTCTGCATATGGGAAATGCAGGAGTGACCTTCTTATCCGTTCTGAATATCATCCTCGATGGAGTGCTAGCTGGTCTGCTTTTTATCTATACGGATAGTATCTGGCTAGTGGTCGCCCAACACGGCACTTGGAACTATGTACAAGGAAATCTCCTTGGTTTTCAAGTCAGTGGCACAGGCGCAGATGCGTCTATCTTTAGTTTTACCATGGGAGATGGACCTGACTGGTTGACTGGAGGGGCATTTGGAGCAGAAGGATCAATCATCACCACTCTGGTTCTTCTTGTATCCCTAGTGATTGTCTATCGCTTAGGGGAGAGGAAAGAAAAGTTTGCTGACTAA
- a CDS encoding sensor histidine kinase, whose protein sequence is MEKELTIKQLIKRTYLKIIWQFLLCLILFYIVPALLSSVSGINEKNANRFALFFSVSSWIYLCIILIFIIVMNIRQLLTKIQKEMNMVYHSGLYFTKNEHHHLQIKEFIETNDLIEKMQSDIKNRIQNEKDQKKELMFQVSSAAHDLRSPLTVIRGNAEFLQSTEQTPQTMECLKDLEQASIQLNDYFNHFIQYSKTFYDHDIQLEKISIKQVAHQLKEHITPLLPRNTHFVFSNTVTPSTQIAIHSNLFFRAITNIINNAIQHQKENDAKIQLTMSQENNRLVLTIWNNQSSFSKNVLQHAGNLFYKEDQARTPSQESHFGLGLSFVKRVMKLHNGNMHLENIHNGAQVILTIPIII, encoded by the coding sequence ATGGAAAAAGAATTGACAATCAAACAGCTCATTAAGCGTACCTATCTTAAAATCATTTGGCAATTTCTTCTATGTCTGATACTTTTTTACATAGTTCCAGCTCTTCTATCTTCTGTATCTGGAATTAATGAGAAAAATGCCAATCGCTTTGCTTTATTTTTCAGCGTCAGTTCTTGGATTTATCTTTGTATCATTTTAATTTTTATCATTGTAATGAATATTAGACAATTATTAACCAAGATTCAAAAAGAAATGAACATGGTTTATCATAGTGGTCTATATTTCACTAAAAATGAACATCACCATTTGCAGATTAAAGAATTCATTGAAACAAATGATCTGATCGAAAAAATGCAATCTGATATAAAAAATAGAATTCAAAATGAAAAAGATCAAAAAAAAGAACTCATGTTTCAAGTATCTAGTGCTGCACATGATCTTCGTAGCCCTCTAACTGTTATCAGAGGAAATGCTGAATTCTTACAATCCACTGAGCAAACACCTCAAACAATGGAATGTCTTAAAGACCTTGAGCAAGCAAGTATTCAGTTAAACGATTATTTTAACCACTTTATCCAATACTCCAAAACCTTTTACGACCATGATATTCAACTTGAAAAAATATCAATTAAACAAGTAGCTCACCAATTGAAGGAACATATCACTCCTTTACTCCCCAGAAATACACATTTTGTTTTTTCAAATACAGTAACTCCATCGACACAAATTGCCATTCATTCCAATCTATTTTTTCGAGCAATCACCAATATTATTAATAATGCAATACAGCATCAAAAAGAAAATGATGCAAAGATCCAGCTAACAATGTCACAAGAAAATAATCGATTAGTTCTAACCATATGGAATAATCAATCTAGTTTTTCAAAAAATGTATTACAACATGCTGGAAATCTTTTCTATAAAGAGGACCAAGCAAGAACACCCTCTCAAGAAAGTCACTTTGGACTTGGTTTATCTTTCGTGAAACGTGTCATGAAACTTCATAATGGAAATATGCATTTAGAAAATATTCATAATGGTGCACAAGTGATACTAACCATTCCCATTATTATATAG
- a CDS encoding response regulator transcription factor, whose product MKYKILAIDDDEKILRLIANALKANNFHVETRKNIEEINICDFTGFDLILLDVMMPISGLEICRSIRSQITTPILFLTAKDFEEDLLKGIQAGADDYITKPFSIKELIARIQMHLRREERSHNASKEEMESNITFYRDSQEVYYQSKRISLTKREFDLLYLLAKNENRIFSIEELYNYLYPVDSDAQLRSITEYIYQIRQKFKIHQIDPIKTVWGGGYKWKKN is encoded by the coding sequence ATGAAGTATAAAATTTTAGCCATTGACGATGATGAAAAAATCTTACGATTAATAGCGAATGCATTAAAAGCGAACAACTTTCACGTGGAAACTCGTAAAAATATAGAGGAGATCAATATCTGTGACTTTACTGGATTCGATCTAATTTTACTTGATGTCATGATGCCTATTTCTGGTTTAGAAATCTGTCGTTCCATTCGTTCACAAATTACTACTCCAATTCTATTTCTAACCGCCAAAGATTTTGAAGAAGATTTACTAAAAGGAATACAAGCCGGAGCCGATGATTACATCACAAAACCATTCAGCATAAAGGAATTGATTGCAAGAATTCAAATGCATCTTCGTAGGGAAGAAAGATCTCACAACGCCTCTAAAGAAGAGATGGAGTCAAATATAACTTTTTATCGAGATAGTCAAGAAGTTTATTATCAATCAAAGAGAATTTCATTAACTAAGCGAGAGTTTGATTTACTTTATCTTTTAGCAAAAAATGAGAACCGAATATTTAGCATAGAAGAACTTTACAATTACCTCTATCCTGTAGACTCTGATGCACAACTACGATCCATTACTGAATACATCTATCAAATTAGACAAAAATTTAAGATTCATCAAATTGACCCCATCAAAACCGTTTGGGGAGGAGGATACAAATGGAAAAAGAATTGA
- a CDS encoding ABC transporter ATP-binding protein produces the protein MITIQKLHKEYNNKIVLQNVSFKAKKGEITGLIGPNGSGKSTLIRILLGLENSQMGMALIDGKKYSQLGDNPFCIVGSFLDSCQPYPTRTGFQHLRWIGLACGVDKNRCNECLELVGLSEAKNKKVKDYSLGMKQRLGLATALLANPDILILDEPINGLDPEGIRWVRNFLQSFVNEGKTVLMTSHYMSELELTVDHLVGISNGKIVIDAPTKDILKQFGSFEEAYFKALEGKEGE, from the coding sequence ATGATAACAATTCAAAAGCTACATAAGGAATATAATAATAAAATTGTCCTTCAAAACGTGTCTTTCAAAGCTAAGAAAGGTGAGATTACTGGATTGATTGGACCGAATGGATCTGGAAAATCAACTTTAATCAGAATTTTACTTGGTTTAGAAAATAGTCAAATGGGCATGGCGTTAATCGATGGAAAAAAATACTCTCAATTGGGAGATAATCCTTTTTGTATTGTTGGATCATTCCTAGACAGTTGTCAACCTTATCCAACAAGAACAGGATTTCAGCATCTTCGGTGGATTGGCTTGGCTTGTGGCGTTGACAAAAATAGGTGCAACGAATGTTTAGAGTTGGTGGGGTTAAGTGAAGCTAAAAATAAAAAAGTAAAAGACTATTCATTAGGAATGAAGCAACGTCTTGGGTTAGCAACAGCCTTATTAGCAAATCCTGACATCTTAATTTTAGATGAACCAATCAATGGACTAGATCCAGAAGGAATACGCTGGGTACGCAATTTTTTGCAGTCTTTTGTCAATGAAGGTAAGACTGTATTAATGACAAGTCATTATATGAGTGAGTTAGAATTAACTGTAGATCATTTGGTTGGGATTTCTAATGGGAAGATTGTTATTGATGCTCCTACCAAAGACATTTTGAAACAGTTTGGATCTTTTGAGGAGGCATATTTTAAGGCACTCGAAGGGAAAGAAGGTGAATAA